Proteins found in one Bremerella volcania genomic segment:
- a CDS encoding DUF1559 domain-containing protein, translating into MSRSRPSGFTLVELLVVIAIIGILIALLLPAVQQAREAARRMQCSNNMRQIGLACHNYHDTFRTFAPGRLVYNGFDSSGNSTKVVTGFLAMIMPFVEQGNLSNIYNQSYGFDDPANHDAVNTPIDIYLCPSAPGGDRKMPLYAGWNMGWTTDPTALDPSVTGVATDYQGIRGMHVLDSSGNHTDVPGREVGILNEAGADFADITDGTSNTILLFEMAGKPVHWNMSKQLQVTNAQFYGYGPWSGNNGVMIYNWESDGSAKGCDGCTSYINIDNETAPYAFHPGIINVVLADGSTRTIPETVDTQTFLNLCFKADGNVVGDF; encoded by the coding sequence GTGTCACGTTCACGTCCGTCTGGTTTTACGCTGGTTGAATTGCTGGTGGTGATTGCCATCATTGGGATTCTAATTGCCCTTCTATTGCCGGCAGTGCAACAAGCTCGCGAAGCGGCTCGGCGCATGCAGTGCTCGAACAACATGCGGCAGATCGGCCTGGCTTGTCACAACTACCACGATACATTTCGTACGTTTGCTCCGGGCCGATTGGTCTACAACGGTTTTGATTCTTCAGGAAACAGCACCAAGGTCGTGACTGGGTTTCTGGCGATGATCATGCCGTTCGTCGAGCAGGGAAACCTTTCGAACATCTACAACCAGTCGTATGGCTTTGACGATCCAGCGAACCACGATGCCGTCAACACGCCGATCGATATTTACCTCTGCCCGAGTGCCCCCGGCGGTGATCGCAAGATGCCCCTTTACGCTGGCTGGAACATGGGCTGGACGACCGACCCGACCGCTTTAGATCCAAGCGTGACCGGTGTGGCGACCGACTACCAGGGTATTCGCGGTATGCACGTGCTCGATAGTTCCGGCAACCATACCGACGTACCAGGCCGCGAAGTTGGCATTCTGAATGAAGCGGGCGCCGACTTCGCCGACATCACTGACGGGACCAGCAACACAATCCTGCTGTTCGAAATGGCCGGTAAGCCCGTTCACTGGAATATGAGCAAACAGCTGCAAGTTACCAACGCCCAGTTTTACGGCTATGGACCCTGGTCCGGGAACAACGGGGTGATGATCTACAACTGGGAAAGCGATGGAAGCGCCAAGGGTTGCGACGGCTGTACCAGCTACATCAATATCGACAATGAAACGGCCCCCTACGCGTTTCATCCCGGCATCATCAATGTGGTGCTGGCCGACGGCTCCACGCGCACGATTCCTGAAACGGTCGATACGCAAACGTTCCTGAACTTGTGTTTCAAAGCTGATGGCAACGTAGTAGGCGACTTCTAA
- a CDS encoding DUF1559 family PulG-like putative transporter — MFGQQQDRLLDLIVATASVLLVVAIGTPWLAGAREESRATLCEKNLSVIGKACLAFAEVHQDSLPSNGREPHRGWNTLVLPFMDQAALYDQYQLSREWWDGANQQVGATHLSGLVCPSAPHGDREVRLLDPDGKEFTAAATDYVASSGAYLLTNVQERLYRGAMASPGRYYGGSKVTAGHAIKLSDITDGRANSFLVVEMADKPNEWRSGKLHAHKTDDEEHRPLVEGFSFGQWIAPNWNHLRSYDKEGRNQFGRCAVNCSNGGSIYGFHPQKAHALMADGSVAPLRAGLEQEVMVALVSIADGEFISAEDYQANE, encoded by the coding sequence ATGTTTGGTCAACAACAAGATCGTCTACTTGACCTGATCGTGGCGACCGCCAGCGTACTGCTGGTGGTCGCGATTGGTACGCCTTGGTTGGCCGGGGCAAGGGAAGAGTCGCGAGCCACTCTCTGCGAAAAGAACCTCTCTGTGATTGGCAAGGCCTGCCTGGCCTTCGCGGAAGTCCATCAAGATTCCTTGCCCAGCAACGGGCGCGAGCCCCATCGCGGCTGGAATACATTGGTTCTTCCCTTCATGGATCAGGCCGCACTTTACGATCAGTACCAGCTGAGTCGCGAGTGGTGGGACGGGGCTAACCAACAGGTCGGAGCAACACACCTAAGTGGGCTCGTCTGTCCTTCGGCTCCGCACGGCGATCGTGAAGTACGACTGTTAGACCCGGACGGCAAGGAGTTCACCGCGGCAGCGACCGACTACGTGGCCTCTTCAGGGGCTTACCTGCTGACCAACGTGCAAGAGCGACTCTATCGCGGCGCGATGGCTTCGCCCGGTCGATACTACGGCGGATCGAAAGTAACCGCCGGTCACGCGATCAAGCTAAGCGACATCACCGATGGCCGAGCCAATTCTTTTTTGGTGGTCGAGATGGCCGATAAACCGAACGAGTGGCGAAGCGGCAAGCTGCATGCCCACAAGACCGATGACGAGGAACATCGCCCGTTGGTGGAAGGGTTCAGCTTTGGACAATGGATCGCACCCAACTGGAACCACCTGCGTTCCTACGATAAAGAGGGTCGCAACCAGTTCGGCCGGTGCGCGGTCAACTGTTCCAATGGAGGCTCGATCTACGGCTTTCATCCCCAGAAAGCCCACGCATTGATGGCCGATGGAAGCGTCGCCCCGTTGCGGGCCGGCTTGGAACAGGAAGTGATGGTCGCGCTAGTCAGCATCGCCGATGGCGAGTTCATTTCAGCTGAAGACTACCAGGCCAACGAGTAA
- a CDS encoding DUF1549 domain-containing protein, protein MQRVFLVCLLSAIPSGVSALGDQPEGVVQEVNRQLAQLLESNHHELADRTTFLRRASLDLIGRIPTAAEARAFVASEDTETREQAIRRLSRSPAAAKHLATFVRTLWFPQTSVAPYEYLAGDTEAWIADQLNHDRPLNEIAQQLISVSYAPQTSEQSGGPMGSLTTPKTLIEANDHRPERMAANATSSFLGVDLSCAQCHDHPFDAYSQEQFWQTAAFFVPKSRFEENRPWYEIEIKIPDAGKSVAPVLFTGDLPLESESPDLQLTSGREVFATWVGQANNPFFARRTVNQLWAEYFGAPLVTRQPDQIASPVREQALEILAEAWVEHQFDLRWLAETIVSTDAYQIHHRGPATTATDPFPYMTTRGLTGPQLYDSLNIAAGKPPIRGDLDSAEQLHDRQAFLEMFPAYRSVDVERCVTQALSLMNGEKIARLSDPNSNPLVRGLAAAPFLTERECVESLFWSTLNRPPGEPDWQQLRVAGYLEDDPATRAQRLGDLFWVLVNSVEFNTNH, encoded by the coding sequence ATGCAACGTGTTTTCCTTGTCTGTTTGCTTTCCGCGATTCCAAGTGGCGTTTCAGCACTGGGCGACCAACCAGAGGGCGTCGTTCAAGAGGTGAACCGGCAGCTTGCGCAGTTGCTGGAGTCGAATCACCACGAACTTGCCGATCGGACCACCTTTCTGCGTCGCGCGTCGCTCGACCTGATCGGACGAATTCCCACGGCCGCCGAAGCGCGAGCGTTTGTTGCCAGCGAGGATACAGAGACGCGTGAGCAAGCGATCCGGCGGCTTAGCCGTAGTCCGGCCGCCGCGAAGCATCTGGCAACCTTCGTGCGAACCCTTTGGTTTCCGCAAACGTCCGTCGCGCCTTACGAGTACCTGGCTGGCGATACCGAGGCCTGGATCGCGGATCAGTTGAATCACGATCGTCCGCTCAACGAAATCGCCCAGCAGCTGATCTCGGTTTCGTACGCCCCACAAACGAGCGAACAAAGCGGCGGCCCGATGGGCAGCCTGACGACCCCCAAGACGCTGATCGAAGCGAACGACCACCGTCCCGAACGCATGGCAGCCAACGCGACGAGTTCCTTTTTAGGGGTCGATCTCAGCTGTGCCCAATGCCACGATCATCCTTTCGATGCCTACAGCCAAGAGCAGTTCTGGCAAACGGCGGCGTTCTTTGTGCCCAAGAGCCGCTTCGAGGAAAACCGCCCTTGGTATGAAATCGAGATCAAGATTCCCGATGCCGGCAAGTCAGTTGCTCCCGTGCTATTCACCGGTGATTTGCCCTTGGAAAGCGAATCGCCTGACTTGCAGCTCACCTCCGGACGGGAAGTCTTCGCCACGTGGGTCGGTCAGGCGAACAATCCTTTCTTCGCCCGGCGGACCGTCAATCAGTTGTGGGCCGAATACTTTGGTGCGCCGCTGGTCACGCGACAGCCCGATCAAATCGCCAGCCCGGTGCGCGAGCAAGCCCTGGAGATTCTGGCCGAAGCATGGGTCGAGCATCAATTCGATCTGCGTTGGCTGGCCGAAACGATCGTCTCGACGGATGCCTACCAAATCCACCATCGCGGCCCGGCCACCACGGCGACCGATCCTTTTCCTTACATGACGACGCGCGGTCTGACGGGCCCGCAGCTATACGACAGCCTGAATATCGCCGCCGGAAAACCACCGATTCGCGGCGACCTCGACTCGGCCGAGCAGCTTCACGATCGCCAGGCGTTCCTTGAAATGTTTCCGGCCTATCGTAGCGTCGACGTCGAGCGCTGCGTGACCCAGGCACTTTCGCTGATGAATGGCGAGAAGATTGCCCGGTTGAGCGATCCGAACTCGAACCCATTGGTCCGAGGGCTGGCCGCCGCTCCGTTTCTCACCGAGCGGGAATGTGTCGAGAGCCTCTTCTGGTCAACGCTTAACCGGCCCCCAGGCGAGCCCGACTGGCAGCAACTGCGGGTAGCAGGCTACCTGGAAGACGACCCGGCCACGCGTGCCCAGCGACTGGGGGACTTGTTTTGGGTGTTGGTTAACTCCGTTGAGTTCAACACAAATCATTGA
- a CDS encoding DUF1501 domain-containing protein codes for MLQGISRRLFGMSLAAASSSMMLQGSWLRSLSAAEKTSDTKVKRVILLWLHGGPATIDLWDLKPEHDNGGPFKEIATKTPGMRISEHFPGLAKWSDHCAIVRSMTSREGDHGRAVHLARTGYIPQAGIDFPDLGALVAQEQAQSEAPLPGFISIAPPQRPAIASRGFLDTAASPLVVGEMAKSVDDLVVRDLEQRSPLGQSRRVDLLGQMNEHFLAQGSDRKAIELAAATQRALRMMHPDVVAAFDLEREKDSVRDRYGRTIFGQGCLLARRLAERDVPFVEVSLGGWDTHYDNFGRVAGLSSQLDSGFASLVQDLSERGMLEETLILCQGEFGRTPKINANSGRDHWPKAWAVMAAGGPNCHGQVIGSTSKDGTVVESKPYQVPDLIATVCASMGIDPMKQNDSNVNRPIRIADPSAGLIEELVG; via the coding sequence GTGCTTCAAGGAATTAGCCGCCGCCTGTTCGGAATGTCGCTGGCCGCTGCCTCTTCATCAATGATGCTGCAAGGTAGCTGGCTGCGAAGCTTGTCCGCCGCCGAGAAGACCTCCGACACGAAGGTGAAACGCGTCATTCTGCTATGGCTGCACGGTGGACCGGCAACGATCGATCTGTGGGATTTGAAGCCCGAGCACGACAATGGTGGTCCGTTCAAGGAGATCGCCACCAAGACGCCTGGCATGCGAATCTCCGAGCACTTTCCCGGTCTGGCGAAATGGTCCGATCACTGCGCGATCGTCCGCTCGATGACGTCCCGCGAAGGTGACCATGGCCGTGCCGTGCACCTGGCGCGCACCGGATACATTCCCCAGGCCGGCATCGACTTTCCAGACCTCGGCGCGCTAGTCGCCCAAGAACAGGCACAGTCGGAGGCCCCCCTGCCCGGCTTCATCAGTATCGCTCCACCGCAGCGTCCGGCAATTGCCAGTCGAGGGTTTCTCGATACAGCCGCTTCCCCGCTGGTCGTGGGAGAAATGGCCAAGAGCGTCGACGATCTGGTCGTGCGAGACCTGGAGCAACGATCGCCGCTCGGCCAGTCGCGACGAGTCGACTTGCTTGGCCAGATGAACGAGCACTTCCTGGCCCAAGGTTCCGACCGTAAGGCCATTGAACTAGCCGCTGCCACGCAGCGGGCCCTGCGGATGATGCATCCCGATGTGGTCGCGGCGTTTGATTTGGAACGTGAAAAGGACTCGGTACGCGATCGTTATGGCCGTACCATTTTTGGACAAGGCTGCTTGCTGGCACGTCGTCTGGCCGAACGAGACGTGCCGTTTGTGGAGGTCTCGCTGGGCGGATGGGACACGCACTACGATAACTTCGGCCGCGTCGCGGGATTGTCGTCCCAGCTTGACAGCGGCTTCGCTTCGCTGGTGCAAGATTTGAGCGAACGGGGCATGTTGGAAGAGACGCTCATTCTTTGCCAAGGCGAATTCGGAAGAACGCCCAAAATCAATGCCAACTCCGGCCGCGATCATTGGCCCAAGGCCTGGGCGGTGATGGCCGCGGGGGGACCGAACTGCCATGGGCAGGTCATCGGCAGCACCAGCAAGGACGGAACGGTCGTCGAAAGTAAGCCATACCAGGTGCCCGACTTGATCGCCACCGTTTGTGCCAGCATGGGAATCGACCCGATGAAGCAGAACGATTCGAACGTCAACCGGCCAATCCGCATCGCCGATCCATCCGCTGGCTTGATCGAGGAACTGGTTGGATGA
- a CDS encoding EF-hand domain-containing protein — protein sequence MRNACLLIGFALVTILPRFVFAQETFETTVVQMTTGDQIEAWALTIQADGQPVAKRAGEATAALFHFYDLNNDQRLDEVESQTIASPAGLRQLPLGRLLPTMVQRPTDIDPNEDGLITLDEFQTYYAAFSKAGLWLTSDVTPRNAEMNAALLRAMAIMPGDKVDPKRIERSMMRLMTLDMNADELISPGELLPRHVYPGVTPTRLVSGDNVSVHSFGIIQVRQGNAAACDHHWAINLSPDGASLQDLSSPQTKVNALTSTSIASTARLHVTTPSNSRAEASLAELASQFASSAGEDNEIKLSEIAGMQNQVDLENLIPLADRNRDDVLTAQEFAQWQVVVQAYIGSVVVVAILDFEQNLFTALDENFDGSLSAQELSEAWEVLQSAGVVQAGRLVPRQLPRQLRFVISQGPSQKLLDQGPTQGPAWFQALDRNRDGQISRDEFPASAEKFSAMDRDDDGFLSLKDIAPSTDSHR from the coding sequence ATGAGAAACGCGTGCTTGTTAATCGGGTTTGCGCTGGTCACGATTCTTCCGCGATTCGTCTTCGCACAGGAAACGTTCGAAACCACCGTCGTCCAGATGACGACCGGCGACCAGATCGAAGCTTGGGCATTGACGATTCAGGCCGATGGTCAGCCGGTTGCCAAGCGCGCCGGTGAAGCGACCGCGGCGTTATTCCATTTTTATGACCTGAACAACGACCAGCGGCTTGATGAAGTGGAATCACAGACGATTGCATCTCCGGCTGGACTGCGTCAGCTTCCACTCGGACGACTGCTGCCCACCATGGTCCAGCGTCCCACGGATATCGATCCCAACGAGGATGGCCTGATAACCCTGGACGAATTTCAGACGTACTACGCGGCTTTCAGCAAGGCTGGGTTATGGTTGACCAGCGACGTGACGCCCCGCAACGCCGAGATGAATGCAGCGCTGCTGCGTGCTATGGCAATCATGCCAGGCGACAAGGTCGATCCAAAGCGGATTGAGCGTAGCATGATGCGGTTGATGACATTGGATATGAACGCGGACGAACTGATCAGTCCCGGCGAACTACTTCCCCGGCATGTCTACCCGGGGGTGACACCGACGCGATTGGTGTCAGGCGACAACGTATCGGTTCATTCGTTTGGCATCATCCAAGTTCGGCAAGGAAATGCCGCCGCATGCGATCACCACTGGGCGATCAATCTTTCCCCAGACGGCGCGAGCCTGCAGGACCTGAGTTCCCCCCAGACCAAGGTTAACGCGCTGACTTCCACTTCCATCGCGTCTACTGCTCGTCTGCACGTGACCACCCCGAGTAACTCCCGAGCCGAAGCCTCGTTGGCCGAGCTGGCAAGTCAGTTTGCCAGTAGTGCCGGCGAGGATAACGAGATCAAGTTGAGTGAAATCGCCGGAATGCAGAATCAGGTTGACCTGGAGAACCTTATCCCATTGGCCGATCGGAATCGAGATGACGTCTTGACCGCCCAGGAGTTCGCCCAGTGGCAGGTCGTGGTCCAAGCTTACATTGGCTCGGTGGTTGTCGTCGCCATCCTTGATTTCGAGCAAAACCTCTTTACGGCCCTCGACGAAAACTTCGATGGTTCCCTCTCTGCTCAGGAACTGTCCGAGGCCTGGGAAGTCCTTCAGTCTGCTGGCGTCGTTCAAGCCGGTCGACTGGTACCGCGTCAATTGCCGCGTCAATTGCGTTTCGTCATTTCTCAAGGACCCAGCCAAAAACTGCTCGATCAAGGCCCAACGCAAGGTCCCGCGTGGTTTCAGGCCCTGGACCGTAATCGCGACGGACAGATTTCCCGGGATGAATTCCCTGCCTCGGCCGAGAAGTTTTCCGCCATGGATCGCGACGACGATGGCTTCTTGTCGCTGAAGGACATCGCCCCCTCCACGGATAGCCATCGCTAA